One segment of Polyodon spathula isolate WHYD16114869_AA unplaced genomic scaffold, ASM1765450v1 scaffolds_687, whole genome shotgun sequence DNA contains the following:
- the LOC121308405 gene encoding cyclic GMP-AMP synthase-like: MQRVTPSRKTETLESGQKSRVETPKLKKQESNQGSSPAAPTKRIQRQSLSVEINEPVYPAPLKLRLAPVAELAGFQVADLPADSGVLPQAGPERVGGLTGSPEFSLEWEEEEPPRVSPASGGKRGRQRKALAGSELLDDFLCGGPHPSQPPASPEWEQWSQASLPQDRELRRRIKAKAKSLKLKRSDTNWSAEMVNNLVEKLMEYLKENKEEPYFRDITKLTTGSYYELVKTNNPDEFDVMLILPTPRITWTEVCGFSGLFYRVSLCKPTRSPLKDFLLEDGLTISAVRILKDMRNLIKKFMRTYKVSVPGWYWSLERRNPGCPAITLSLLNNKAEVDISLDLVPALEIPSFQGWPEATKKGLNIVDWLGKKSRQAFTSQSFYFVPKQPKGRGLSKEAKESWRISFSHIEKQMIKNHGRNKTCCETYATTCYRYITTGVNHLT, from the exons ATGCAGAGGGTGACCCCATCTAGGAAAACTGAGACCCTAGAGTCTGGTCAGAAGAGTCGAGTGGAGACCCCCAAGCTAAAGAAACAGGAGTCCAATCAAGGAAGCAGCCCTGCCGCCCCAACTAAGAGGATCCAGAGGCAATCCTTGTCCGTGGAGATAAATGAACCGGTCTATCCTGCGCCGCTCAAGCTCAGATTGGCTCCTGTGGCAGAGCTGGCAGGTTTCCAGGTGGCTGATCTGCCTGCAGATTCAGGTGTCCTCCCTCAAGCCGGGCCCGAACGTGTGGGGGGGCTGACTGGATCACCAGAGTTCTCGTTAgagtgggaggaggaggagccaccAAGAGTCTCACCAGCCAGCGGGGGGAAGAGGGGGAGACAAAGGAAAGCGCTCGCAG GGTCCGAGTTGCTGGATGACTTTCTCTGTGGAGGGCCTCACCCCTCACAGCCTCCAGCCTCCCCCGAGTGGGAGCAATGGAGCCAAGCCTCCCTCCCTCAGGACAGGGAGCTGAGGAGGAGGATCAAGGCGAAGGCAAAGAGTCTGAAGCTGAAACGCAGTGACACGAATTGGTCGGCTGAGATGGTAAACAACCTTGTAGAAAAGCTGATGGAATATCTAAAAGAGAACAAGGAGGAGCCGTACTTCCGTGACATCACCAAGCTCACCACCGGCAGCTACTACGAGCTTGTAAAG ACTAACAACCCCGATGAGTTTGATGTGATGCTGATCCTGCCTACCCCCCGGATTACCTGGACGGAGGTGTGTGGATTCTCAGGACTGTTCTACAGGGTGTCTCTGTGTAAGCCCACGCGCTCCCCTTTAAAGGACTTCCTGCTGGAGGATGGTCTCACCATCTCTGCAGTCCGGATCCTGAAGGACATGAGGAACCTCATTAAGAAGTTCATGCGAACTTACAAAG TTTCTGTCCCTGGCTGGTACTGGTCCCTGGAGAGGCGGAATCCGGGCTGTCCTGCcatcaccctgtctctgctcaaTAACAAGGCTGAGGTGGATATCTCTCTCGATCTGGTTCCTGCCCTGGAGATCCCCTCTTTTCAGGGATGGCCGGAGGCCACCAAGAAGGGGCTGAACATTGTGGACTGGCTCGGCAAGAAAAGTAGACAAGCCTTTACCAGCCAGAGCTTTTACTTCGTACCCAAACAACCAAAGGGCAGGGGTCTCAGTAAGGAAGCCAAGG AAAGCTGGAGGATCTCATTCTCTCACATTGAAAAGCAAATGATAAAGAACCATGGCAGGAACAAGACATGCTGCGAGACTTATGCTACCACCTGTTATAGGTACATCACTACAGGCGTAAATCATCTCACCTAG
- the LOC121308407 gene encoding elongation factor 1-alpha, somatic form-like produces the protein MGKEKTHINIVVIGHVDSGKSTTTGHLIYKCGGIDKRTIEKFEKEAAEMGKGSFKYAWVLDKLKAERERGITIDISLWKFETSKYYVTIIDAPGHRDFIKNMITGTSQADCAVLIVAGGVGEFEAGISKNGQTREHALLAYTLGVKQLIIGVNKMDSTEPPYSQKRYEEITKEVSAYIKKIGYNPATVAFVPISGWHGDNMLEPSANMPWFKGWKVERKEGNANGTTLLEALDSIIPPQRPTDKPLRLPLQDVYKIGGIGTVPVGRVETGTLKPGMIVTFAPANVTTEVKSVEMHHETLAEALPGDNVGFNVKNVSVKDIRRGNVAGDSKNDPPGEAGSFLAQVIILNHPGQIAAGYAPVLDCHTAHIACKFAELREKIDRRSGKKLEDNPKFVKSGDAAIVNMIPGKPMCVESFSSYPPLGRFAVRDMRQTVAVGVIKSVEKKAPSTGKVTKSAEKAAKKK, from the exons ATGGGGAAGGAAAAGACCCACATCAACATCGTCGTTATCGGACACGTCGACTCGGGTAAATCCACCACCACCGGCCACCTCATCTACAAATGCGGGGGTATCGACAAGAGGACCATCGAAAAATTCGAGAAGGAGGCAGCTGAG ATGGGAAAGGGCTCCTTCAAGTATGCCTGGGTGTTGGACAAGCTGAAGGCTGAGCGTGAGCGTGGTATCACCATTGACATCTCCCTCTGGAAGTTTGAGACCAGCAAATACTATGTCACCATCATTGATGCTCCCGGCCACAGAGATTTCATCAAGAACATGATCACCGGGACCTCGCAG gctgactgtgctgtgctgatTGTTGCCGGAGGTGTTGGTGAGTTTGAAGCCGGTATCTCTAAGAACGGACAGACCCGTGAACACGCCCTCCTGGCCTACACTCTGGGTGTGAAGCAGCTCATCATTGGCGTCAACAAGATGGACTCCACTGAGCCACCCTACAGCCAGAAACGTTACGAGGAAATCACCAAGGAAGTCAGCGCCTACATCAAAAAGATTGGCTACAACCCTGCCACTGTGGCCTTTGTGCCCATCTCTGGCTGGCATGGAGACAACATGCTGGAGCCCAGCGCAAAC ATGCCCTGGTTCAAGGGATGGAAGGTTGAGCGTAAGGAGGGCAATGCCAACGGCACCACCCTGCTAGAGGCGCTGGACTCCATCATCCCTCCCCAGCGCCCCACAGACAAGCCCCTGCGTCTGCCCCTGCAGGATGTCTACAAGATCGGAG GTATTGGAACTGTACCCGTGGGCCGTGTGGAGACTGGTACCCTGAAGCCTGGCATGATCGTCACCTTTGCCCCTGCCAATGTGACCACTGAAGTCAAGTCTGTGGAAATGCACCACGAGACCCTGGCCGAGGCTCTTCCCGGAGACAACGTTGGCTTTAACGTCAAGAACGTGTCTGTCAAGGACATCCGTCGTGGCAACGTGGCTGGAGACAGCAAGAACGACCCACCTGGTGAGGCTGGCAGCTTTCTTGCCCAG gtTATCATTTTGAACCACCCTGGTCAGATCGCAGCTGGTTACGCTCCAGTGCTGGATTGCCACACTGCTCACATTGCCTGCAAGTTCGCTGAGCTCAGGGAGAAGATTGACCGTCGTTCCGGTAAGAAACTGGAAGACAACCCCAAGTTTGTGAAGTCTGGAGATGCTGCCATTGTGAACATGATCCCTGGGAAACCCATGTGTGTGGAGAGCTTCTCCAGCTACCCTCCCCTCG GTCGTTTCGCTGTGCGTGACATGAGGCAAACGGTCGCTGTCGGTGTCATCAAGTCCGTCGAAAAGAAGGCACCCAGCACAGGCAAAGTCACCAAGTCTGCTGAGAAAGCCGCTAAAAAGAAATGA